From the Lolium rigidum isolate FL_2022 chromosome 2, APGP_CSIRO_Lrig_0.1, whole genome shotgun sequence genome, one window contains:
- the LOC124693314 gene encoding anaphase-promoting complex subunit 4-like isoform X1, with the protein MAEEQMEEAASSSAAASGTPFQLQFDKPIPFQIKLAEWNPEKDLLAMVTDDSKVLLHRFNWQRLWTISPGKCITSICWSPDGKVVALGTEDGLVLLHDVENGKMLRSTKSHDVAVVCLNWVEDEPLSRTDKDDLLSYEDRTTRFFPPAPVMPRVGGLNSGDTGLADENEEAIQAFSSAFCQRFNILSSGDKDGCICFSIFGIFPVGKININKVPIHVQSSQCKTSYRLQGASISKVSLSTNLHQLVLLCCGKLINTEKLSISKDISVGLHCVHLDTSIFSNRKNELHQVSQQASSIQDLVEVVRASISMMSKQWSNAMNLFHEKFSALPSLITAHGMESSSEDEFLSLLFGTRTSPALHQFLVSSLGEVGLKRIAKAIDSAGRELRIVVSEHLQPAVEIISFRLAELRGLARWRSRFQNIGLDEKLMDGVTERVGMLIVQVERFSRVAATVLYLFQNFFSWVLKCVKILLSEPTDQVPPANSELVVIFLKFLLDKDPIKQLLETDQIFEWDIDSARQVEQLVVFGGFTDTQFLQRSLAKQFSELEESLKEAFLMPFTTISSQIHCQGLLPLYPVTSSEALSSTCTASSISFYKQDEDSQHSPCSYSLTDYICFKIPDGSLNLRNCIGVIKNFCNSRSTINTPSLSGFLLRMPDEYECVDLSLYKDNQVVLLLSGKFSSESPGRSLMVMLQIENFSFSQLSGTLPTNCNSLQELLALELQLDTDHGKVRSIPHLLSTPLAVSASRGVACIFSSRRHALVYILDEDEDEGEDEDSEMD; encoded by the exons ATAAAACTGGCTGAGTGGAATCCAGAGAAGGATCTGCTTGCTATGGTTACTGATGACTCCAAGGTTCTCCTCCATCGCTTCAATTGGCAACGGCTATGGACTATATCCCCTG GGAAGTGCATCACATCTATTTGCTGGAGCCCTGATGGTAAAGTAGTAGCTCTTGGTACAGAGGATGGTTTGGTTCTTTTGCATGATGTTGAG AATGGCAAGATGTTACGAAGTACTAAATCTCACGATGTCGCTGTTGTATGTTTGAATTGGGTGGAAGATGAACCACTCTCAAGG ACTGACAAGGATGACCTTTTATCTTATGAAGACCGCACAACCCGTTTCTTTCCTCCTGCTCCCGTGATGCCTAGGGTAGGTGGGCTAAATTCAGGGGATACTGGTCTTGCGGATGAGAATGAAGAAGCCATTCAGGCGTTTTCAAGTGCTTTCTGTCAACGTTTTAATATTCTGTCCAGTGGTGATAAAGATGGTTGCATTTGCTTCAGTATTTTTGGAATATTTCCAGTTGGAAAGATA AACATAAATAAGGTTCCAATTCATGTACAATCCTCTCAATGTAAAACCAGTTACCGACTCCAGGGTGCTTCCATAAGCAAG GTCTCTTTATCCACAAACCTCCATCAGTTGGTTCTTCTGTGCTGCGGAAAGCTGATTAATACTGAGAAACTTTCTATCAGTAAAGATATTTCTGTTGGGTTACATTGCGTGCACCTGGATACTTCTATCTTTTCCAACAG GAAAAATGAGCTCCATCAGGTGTCCCAACAAGCGTCAAGTATTCAGGATCTGGTCGAAGTTGTCCGCGCCTCCATATCGATGATGTCCAAACAATGGTCGAATGCTATGAACTTATTTCATGAGAAATTTAGCGCCTTGCCTTCTCTCATCACTGCCCATG GGATGGAATCTAGCTCTGAGGATGAGTTTTTGAGTCTTTTGTTTGGGACACGTACAAGTCCAGCGCTACACCAATTTCTAGTCAGCTCCCTTGGTGAAGTG GGTCTCAAGAGGATAGCTAAGGCTATTGACAGTGCTGGAAGAGAACTTCGTATTGTTGTCAGTGAGCATCTTCAG CCTGCAGTCGAAATTATTTCATTCAGACTTGCAGAACTGAGAGGCCTTGCAAGATGGCGTTCACGATTTCAGAACATTGGGTTAGATGAAAAGCTTATGGATGGTGTAACTGAGAGAGTAGGGATGCTGATTGTGCAAGTCGAGCGCTTTTCTAGGGTTGCAGCTACAGTTCTTTATCTG TTTCAAAATTTCTTCAGCTGGGTATTGAAGTGTGTCAAGATATTATTAAGTGAACCAACTGATCAAGTACCACCAGCAAACAG TGAACTTGTGGTGATTTTTCTGAAGTTTCTTCTTGATAAAGATCCAATCAAACAGTTACTCGAAACAGATCAGATATTTGAATGGGATAT AGATAGTGCAAGACAAGTTGAGCAGCTAGTAGTTTTCGGAGGATTTACGGACACCCAATTTTTGCAAAGGAGTTTGGCCAAACAATTTAGCGAATTGGAAGAAAG CTTGAAGGAGGCTTTCTTGATGCCATTCACCACCATTTCTTCGCAAATACATTGTCAAGGATTGCTTCCTCTTTACCCTGTTACATCGTCTGAGGCCTTGTCATCAACCTGTACCGCATCGTCAATTTCCTTCTATAAG CAGGATGAAGATTCTCAGCATAGCCCGTGTTCATATAGCTTGACTGACTACATATGCTTCAAGATACCTGATGGATCGTTAAATTTAAGAAATTGCATTGGTGTGATAAAGAACTTCTGCAACTCACGCAGTACCATCAACACACCATCACTTTCAGGTTTTCTGCTGCGTATGCCTGACGAATATGAGTGTGTTGATCTGTCTCTTTACAAG GACAACCAGGTGGTCTTACTGCTGAGTGGAAAGTTCAGTTCTGAAAGTCCGGGAAGATCTTTGATGGTTATGCTGCAGATAGAAAACTTTTCTTTTTCACAGCTCTCAGGAACACTCCCTACAAATTGTAACAGTCTCCAAGAATTGCTG GCACTGGAACTCCAATTGGACACAGATCATGGAAAAGTTCGTAGCATACCTCACCTTTTGTCTACTCCGCTGGCAGTCAGTG CCTCAAGAGGAGTGGCTTGCATCTTCTCGTCACGGAGGCATGCTTTGGTCTATATCCTtgatgaggatgaggacgagggcgAGGATGAAGATTCAGAGATGGACTGA
- the LOC124693314 gene encoding anaphase-promoting complex subunit 4-like isoform X2, with amino-acid sequence MAEEQMEEAASSSAAASGTPFQLQFDKPIPFQIKLAEWNPEKDLLAMVTDDSKVLLHRFNWQRLWTISPGKCITSICWSPDGKVVALGTEDGLVLLHDVENGKMLRSTKSHDVAVVCLNWVEDEPLSRTDKDDLLSYEDRTTRFFPPAPVMPRVGGLNSGDTGLADENEEAIQAFSSAFCQRFNILSSGDKDGCICFSIFGIFPVGKININKVPIHVQSSQCKTSYRLQGASISKVSLSTNLHQLVLLCCGKLINTEKLSISKDISVGLHCVHLDTSIFSNRKNELHQVSQQASSIQDLVEVVRASISMMSKQWSNAMNLFHEKFSALPSLITAHGMESSSEDEFLSLLFGTRTSPALHQFLVSSLGEVGLKRIAKAIDSAGRELRIVVSEHLQPAVEIISFRLAELRGLARWRSRFQNIGLDEKLMDGVTERVGMLIVQVERFSRVAATVLYLFQNFFSWVLKCVKILLSEPTDQVPPANSELVVIFLKFLLDKDPIKQLLETDQIFEWDIDSARQVEQLVVFGGFTDTQFLQRSLAKQFSELEESLKEAFLMPFTTISSQIHCQGLLPLYPVTSSEALSSTCTASSISFYKDEDSQHSPCSYSLTDYICFKIPDGSLNLRNCIGVIKNFCNSRSTINTPSLSGFLLRMPDEYECVDLSLYKDNQVVLLLSGKFSSESPGRSLMVMLQIENFSFSQLSGTLPTNCNSLQELLALELQLDTDHGKVRSIPHLLSTPLAVSASRGVACIFSSRRHALVYILDEDEDEGEDEDSEMD; translated from the exons ATAAAACTGGCTGAGTGGAATCCAGAGAAGGATCTGCTTGCTATGGTTACTGATGACTCCAAGGTTCTCCTCCATCGCTTCAATTGGCAACGGCTATGGACTATATCCCCTG GGAAGTGCATCACATCTATTTGCTGGAGCCCTGATGGTAAAGTAGTAGCTCTTGGTACAGAGGATGGTTTGGTTCTTTTGCATGATGTTGAG AATGGCAAGATGTTACGAAGTACTAAATCTCACGATGTCGCTGTTGTATGTTTGAATTGGGTGGAAGATGAACCACTCTCAAGG ACTGACAAGGATGACCTTTTATCTTATGAAGACCGCACAACCCGTTTCTTTCCTCCTGCTCCCGTGATGCCTAGGGTAGGTGGGCTAAATTCAGGGGATACTGGTCTTGCGGATGAGAATGAAGAAGCCATTCAGGCGTTTTCAAGTGCTTTCTGTCAACGTTTTAATATTCTGTCCAGTGGTGATAAAGATGGTTGCATTTGCTTCAGTATTTTTGGAATATTTCCAGTTGGAAAGATA AACATAAATAAGGTTCCAATTCATGTACAATCCTCTCAATGTAAAACCAGTTACCGACTCCAGGGTGCTTCCATAAGCAAG GTCTCTTTATCCACAAACCTCCATCAGTTGGTTCTTCTGTGCTGCGGAAAGCTGATTAATACTGAGAAACTTTCTATCAGTAAAGATATTTCTGTTGGGTTACATTGCGTGCACCTGGATACTTCTATCTTTTCCAACAG GAAAAATGAGCTCCATCAGGTGTCCCAACAAGCGTCAAGTATTCAGGATCTGGTCGAAGTTGTCCGCGCCTCCATATCGATGATGTCCAAACAATGGTCGAATGCTATGAACTTATTTCATGAGAAATTTAGCGCCTTGCCTTCTCTCATCACTGCCCATG GGATGGAATCTAGCTCTGAGGATGAGTTTTTGAGTCTTTTGTTTGGGACACGTACAAGTCCAGCGCTACACCAATTTCTAGTCAGCTCCCTTGGTGAAGTG GGTCTCAAGAGGATAGCTAAGGCTATTGACAGTGCTGGAAGAGAACTTCGTATTGTTGTCAGTGAGCATCTTCAG CCTGCAGTCGAAATTATTTCATTCAGACTTGCAGAACTGAGAGGCCTTGCAAGATGGCGTTCACGATTTCAGAACATTGGGTTAGATGAAAAGCTTATGGATGGTGTAACTGAGAGAGTAGGGATGCTGATTGTGCAAGTCGAGCGCTTTTCTAGGGTTGCAGCTACAGTTCTTTATCTG TTTCAAAATTTCTTCAGCTGGGTATTGAAGTGTGTCAAGATATTATTAAGTGAACCAACTGATCAAGTACCACCAGCAAACAG TGAACTTGTGGTGATTTTTCTGAAGTTTCTTCTTGATAAAGATCCAATCAAACAGTTACTCGAAACAGATCAGATATTTGAATGGGATAT AGATAGTGCAAGACAAGTTGAGCAGCTAGTAGTTTTCGGAGGATTTACGGACACCCAATTTTTGCAAAGGAGTTTGGCCAAACAATTTAGCGAATTGGAAGAAAG CTTGAAGGAGGCTTTCTTGATGCCATTCACCACCATTTCTTCGCAAATACATTGTCAAGGATTGCTTCCTCTTTACCCTGTTACATCGTCTGAGGCCTTGTCATCAACCTGTACCGCATCGTCAATTTCCTTCTATAAG GATGAAGATTCTCAGCATAGCCCGTGTTCATATAGCTTGACTGACTACATATGCTTCAAGATACCTGATGGATCGTTAAATTTAAGAAATTGCATTGGTGTGATAAAGAACTTCTGCAACTCACGCAGTACCATCAACACACCATCACTTTCAGGTTTTCTGCTGCGTATGCCTGACGAATATGAGTGTGTTGATCTGTCTCTTTACAAG GACAACCAGGTGGTCTTACTGCTGAGTGGAAAGTTCAGTTCTGAAAGTCCGGGAAGATCTTTGATGGTTATGCTGCAGATAGAAAACTTTTCTTTTTCACAGCTCTCAGGAACACTCCCTACAAATTGTAACAGTCTCCAAGAATTGCTG GCACTGGAACTCCAATTGGACACAGATCATGGAAAAGTTCGTAGCATACCTCACCTTTTGTCTACTCCGCTGGCAGTCAGTG CCTCAAGAGGAGTGGCTTGCATCTTCTCGTCACGGAGGCATGCTTTGGTCTATATCCTtgatgaggatgaggacgagggcgAGGATGAAGATTCAGAGATGGACTGA
- the LOC124693314 gene encoding anaphase-promoting complex subunit 4-like isoform X3 → MPRVGGLNSGDTGLADENEEAIQAFSSAFCQRFNILSSGDKDGCICFSIFGIFPVGKININKVPIHVQSSQCKTSYRLQGASISKVSLSTNLHQLVLLCCGKLINTEKLSISKDISVGLHCVHLDTSIFSNRKNELHQVSQQASSIQDLVEVVRASISMMSKQWSNAMNLFHEKFSALPSLITAHGMESSSEDEFLSLLFGTRTSPALHQFLVSSLGEVGLKRIAKAIDSAGRELRIVVSEHLQPAVEIISFRLAELRGLARWRSRFQNIGLDEKLMDGVTERVGMLIVQVERFSRVAATVLYLFQNFFSWVLKCVKILLSEPTDQVPPANSELVVIFLKFLLDKDPIKQLLETDQIFEWDIDSARQVEQLVVFGGFTDTQFLQRSLAKQFSELEESLKEAFLMPFTTISSQIHCQGLLPLYPVTSSEALSSTCTASSISFYKQDEDSQHSPCSYSLTDYICFKIPDGSLNLRNCIGVIKNFCNSRSTINTPSLSGFLLRMPDEYECVDLSLYKDNQVVLLLSGKFSSESPGRSLMVMLQIENFSFSQLSGTLPTNCNSLQELLALELQLDTDHGKVRSIPHLLSTPLAVSASRGVACIFSSRRHALVYILDEDEDEGEDEDSEMD, encoded by the exons ATGCCTAGGGTAGGTGGGCTAAATTCAGGGGATACTGGTCTTGCGGATGAGAATGAAGAAGCCATTCAGGCGTTTTCAAGTGCTTTCTGTCAACGTTTTAATATTCTGTCCAGTGGTGATAAAGATGGTTGCATTTGCTTCAGTATTTTTGGAATATTTCCAGTTGGAAAGATA AACATAAATAAGGTTCCAATTCATGTACAATCCTCTCAATGTAAAACCAGTTACCGACTCCAGGGTGCTTCCATAAGCAAG GTCTCTTTATCCACAAACCTCCATCAGTTGGTTCTTCTGTGCTGCGGAAAGCTGATTAATACTGAGAAACTTTCTATCAGTAAAGATATTTCTGTTGGGTTACATTGCGTGCACCTGGATACTTCTATCTTTTCCAACAG GAAAAATGAGCTCCATCAGGTGTCCCAACAAGCGTCAAGTATTCAGGATCTGGTCGAAGTTGTCCGCGCCTCCATATCGATGATGTCCAAACAATGGTCGAATGCTATGAACTTATTTCATGAGAAATTTAGCGCCTTGCCTTCTCTCATCACTGCCCATG GGATGGAATCTAGCTCTGAGGATGAGTTTTTGAGTCTTTTGTTTGGGACACGTACAAGTCCAGCGCTACACCAATTTCTAGTCAGCTCCCTTGGTGAAGTG GGTCTCAAGAGGATAGCTAAGGCTATTGACAGTGCTGGAAGAGAACTTCGTATTGTTGTCAGTGAGCATCTTCAG CCTGCAGTCGAAATTATTTCATTCAGACTTGCAGAACTGAGAGGCCTTGCAAGATGGCGTTCACGATTTCAGAACATTGGGTTAGATGAAAAGCTTATGGATGGTGTAACTGAGAGAGTAGGGATGCTGATTGTGCAAGTCGAGCGCTTTTCTAGGGTTGCAGCTACAGTTCTTTATCTG TTTCAAAATTTCTTCAGCTGGGTATTGAAGTGTGTCAAGATATTATTAAGTGAACCAACTGATCAAGTACCACCAGCAAACAG TGAACTTGTGGTGATTTTTCTGAAGTTTCTTCTTGATAAAGATCCAATCAAACAGTTACTCGAAACAGATCAGATATTTGAATGGGATAT AGATAGTGCAAGACAAGTTGAGCAGCTAGTAGTTTTCGGAGGATTTACGGACACCCAATTTTTGCAAAGGAGTTTGGCCAAACAATTTAGCGAATTGGAAGAAAG CTTGAAGGAGGCTTTCTTGATGCCATTCACCACCATTTCTTCGCAAATACATTGTCAAGGATTGCTTCCTCTTTACCCTGTTACATCGTCTGAGGCCTTGTCATCAACCTGTACCGCATCGTCAATTTCCTTCTATAAG CAGGATGAAGATTCTCAGCATAGCCCGTGTTCATATAGCTTGACTGACTACATATGCTTCAAGATACCTGATGGATCGTTAAATTTAAGAAATTGCATTGGTGTGATAAAGAACTTCTGCAACTCACGCAGTACCATCAACACACCATCACTTTCAGGTTTTCTGCTGCGTATGCCTGACGAATATGAGTGTGTTGATCTGTCTCTTTACAAG GACAACCAGGTGGTCTTACTGCTGAGTGGAAAGTTCAGTTCTGAAAGTCCGGGAAGATCTTTGATGGTTATGCTGCAGATAGAAAACTTTTCTTTTTCACAGCTCTCAGGAACACTCCCTACAAATTGTAACAGTCTCCAAGAATTGCTG GCACTGGAACTCCAATTGGACACAGATCATGGAAAAGTTCGTAGCATACCTCACCTTTTGTCTACTCCGCTGGCAGTCAGTG CCTCAAGAGGAGTGGCTTGCATCTTCTCGTCACGGAGGCATGCTTTGGTCTATATCCTtgatgaggatgaggacgagggcgAGGATGAAGATTCAGAGATGGACTGA
- the LOC124693315 gene encoding guanine nucleotide exchange factor subunit Rich-like, with protein MYMAYGWPQSIPLDPGDSDGVVLLRVLGRLLLAVCPASLHLWSASHHKVRLARLDRSPESLASHGPNAHAVWSPDAKTVAVLTSSFHLYIYKVQLSGKPLIVGGKQLPGLCLATLSQIIVEKVPLATDISITSNFACDSKSALFGLSNGHLQVVSWNAEFSDTFKLRCSACSPDKTAAVVDALVFDPPSSRGGSNARPAPCCTGDFAIVGVELSVKLRLLVALYSDCQVALCTVGKKGLKQTGGIRVERWLNTGDAMCTSVASDQQVLAVGCARGVVELYDLAENARHMRTVSLFDWGYSVEDTGPVTCISWTPDNCAFAVGWKFRGLTVWSVSGCRLMCTIRQAGSNSALSPMVKPSAQKFEPLMGGTSHIQWDDYGYKLFAVEESLSERVLAFSFAKCCLNRGLSSTTYIRQILYGEDRILLVQPDDTDELKILHLNIPVSYSSQNWPVLHVVASDDGMYLAVAGSHGLVLYDLRNKRWRFFGDVTQEQKIQCKGLLWLGKIVIVCNYVESSNTYELLFFPRYHLDHSSLLYRKPLLGRPIVMDVFQDYVLVTYSPFDVHIFHVIISGELSPASSPVLQLSTVRELSIMSPKSPPVSMRLIPERTDEQFLKRDSNGSSDLLSRQPSRCLILRVNGELSVLDMDDGHEQSLTNSVELFWVTGSQMEEKGNLIKEVSWLDYGHQGMQVWYPSHGANPFRQEDFLQLDPELEFDREVYPLGLLPNVGAVVGVSQRMSFSTSEFPCFEPSPKAQTILHCLLRHLLQRDKHEEALRLANLSAEKPHFSHCLEWLLFTVFEADISRPSASKNQPSHKSESPKKSLLEKTCDLLRNFSEYMDVVVSVARKTDGRHWADLFSAAGRSTEMFEECFQRRWYRTAACYILVIAKLEGPAVSQYCALRLLQATLDESLYELAGELVRFLLRSGRDFENANTDSEKLSPRFMGYFLFRSPYKRQSSDLKSNSVKELSPHIASVMNILESHASYLMSGKELSKLVAFVKGTQFDLVEYLQRERLGSARLENFASALELIGEKLQMDTLQSRLDAEFLLAHMCSVKFKEWIVVLATLLRRAEVLVDLFRHDMRLWKAYSITLQSHDVFREYLDLLSALEEELSSVSDLTLQNGPLS; from the exons aTGTACATGGCGTACGGGTGGCCGCAGTCGATCCCGCTGGACCCGGGCGACTCGGACGGCGTGGTCCTCCTCCGCGtcctcggccgcctcctcctcgccgtctgcCCGGCCTCGCTCCACCTCTGGTCGGCCTCCCACCACAAGGTCCGCCTCGCCCGCCTCGACCGCTCCCCGGAGTCCCTCGCCTCCCACGGCCCCAACGCCCACGCCGTCTGGAGCCCAGACGCCAAGACTGTCGCCGTCCTG ACCTCTTCTTTCCACCTCTACATATACAAGGTGCAGCTCTCGGGGAAGCCGCTGATCGTCGGCGGCAAGCAGCTCCCGGGGCTCTGCCTCGCCACTCTATCCCAAATAATCGTCGAGAAGGTTCCTCTCGCCACCGACATCTCCATAAC GAGCAACTTCGCGTGCGACAGCAAGAGCGCGCTCTTTGGGCTGTCCAACGGGCACTTGCAGGTCGTGTCCTGGAATGCTGAG TTCTCGGACACCTTCAAGCTCCGCTGCTCGGCGTGCTCGCCCGACAAAACTGCCGCCGTTGTAGACGCTTTGGTGTTCGATCCGCCTAGCTCGCGAGGAGGTTCTAATGCGAGGCCTGCTCCCTGCTGCACAGGGGACTTTGCTATCGTCGGTGTCGAGTTGTCGGTCAAGCTGAGGCTGCTGGTGGCTTTGTACTCGGACTGTCAGGTCGCGCTCTGCACGGTCGGTAAGAAGGGGTTGAAGCAAACCGGCGGCATCAGAGTGGAGAGATGGTTGAACACTGGTGACGCGATGTGCACGTCCGTGGCTTCCGATCAGCAGGTTCTTGCCGTTGGGTGCGCCAGAGGTGTCGTTGAGTTGTATGACCTGGCTGAGAATGCGCGGCATATGCGCACCGTTTCCTTGTTTGATTGGGG GTATTCAGTGGAAGATACCGGTCCTGTTACTTGTATATCTTGGACGCCTGACAATTGtgcttttgcagttggatggaaaTTCAGGGGACTTACTGTTTGGTCTGTATCTGGATGTCGGTTGATGTGCACAATTCGTCAGGCCGGATCAAATTCTGCATTGTCTCCAATGGTTAAACCTAGTGCCCAAAAATTTGAGCCTCTAATGGGCGGAACATCACATATTCAATGGGATGATTATGGGTATAAATTATTCGCAGTTGAAGAAAGTTTGTCAGAAAGGGTTCTTGCTTTCTCATTTGCCAAATGTTGCCTCAACAGAGGACTTTCAAGCACAACATACATTCGCCAGATTCTTTATGGCGAAGATCGAATTCTATTAGTGCAACCCGATGATACTGACGAACTTAAGATATTGCATCTTAATATTCCA GTGTCATATAGCTCACAGAACTGGCCAGTTCTGCATGTAGTTGCAAGCGATGACGGTATGTACTTGGCAGTGGCTGGCTCTCATGGTCTAGTGCTGTATGATTTGCGAAACAAAAGATGGCGTTTTTTTGGGGATGTTACTCAAGAGCAGAAGATTCAATGCAAAGGCTTATTGTGGCTGGGGAAAATAGTCATCGTGTGCAATTATGTTGAATCATCAAACAC GTACGAGCTGCTGTTTTTCCCAAGATATCACCTTGATCATAGCTCTTTACTTTACCGAAAACCACTGCTTGGTAGACCTATTGTCATGGATGTCTTTCAGGACTATGTTCTCGTTACCTACAGTCCGTTTGATGTGCATATCTTTCATGTGATTATCTCGGGAGAATTGTCACCTGCCAGTAGTCCAGTTTTACAG CTTTCAACAGTTAGAGAACTTTCAATTATGAGTCCAAAGAGCCCACCTGTTTCAATGCGCTTGATTCCTGAACGAACTGATGAACAATTTCTGAAGCGGGATTCAAATGGATCTTCTGACTTGCTGTCCCGACAACCATCAAG GTGCCTTATCTTGCGGGTGAATGGGGAACTTTCTGTGCTGGACATGGACGATGGACATGAACAATCACTTACAAATTCAGTTGAACTCTTCTGGGTCACTGGTTCTCAAATGGAAGAGAAGGGTAATCTTATCAAAGAGGTTTCATGGCTTGACTATGGCCATCAAGGGATGCAG GTATGGTACCCGTCACATGGAGCAAATCCTTTTAGGCAAGAGGATTTTTTGCAG TTGGATCCAGAGCTTGAATTTGACCGAGAGGTGTATCCTCTTGGTCTTCTTCCAAATGTTGGCGCAGTAGTTGGTGTTTCTCAGAGAATGTCCTTCTCAACCTCAGAGTTCCCATGCTTTGAACCTTCCCCAAAAGCGCAAACAATATTGCATTGTTTACTACGGCATCTCCTTCAG AGAGACAAACATGAAGAAGCTTTACGTTTGGCAAACTTGTCAGCAGAGAAACCTCACTTTTCTCACTGTTTAGAGTGGCTTTTGTTTACGGTATTCGAAGCAGATATATCAAG GCCAAGTGCTTCAAAAAATCAACCTTCACACAAAAGTGAATCTCCAAAGAAATCTCTTTTAGAGAAGACATGTGACCTACTTCGAAACTTTTCTGAATATATGGATGTTGTAGTCAGTGTTGCTAGGAAAACTGATGGTCGGCACTGGGCAGATCTTTTCTCGGCAGCTGGACGATCCACAGA GATGTTTGAGGAATGTTTCCAACGGAGATGGTACAGGACGGCTGCTTGCTACATACTG GTCATTGCTAAGCTGGAAGGCCCTGCTGTCAGTCAGTATTGTGCACTCCGTTTGCTCCAA GCTACACTCGATGAATCTCTGTACGAGCTTGCTGGGGAGTTG GTTCGCTTCTTGCTAAGGTCTGGCAGAGACTTCGAAAATGCCAATACGGACTCTGAAAAACTATCTCCAAGGTTTATGGGCTATTTTCTATTCCGTTCACCATATAAGAGACAATCTTCTGATTTGAAAAG TAACTCAGTGAAAGAACTTAGTCCACATATTGCCTCTGTTATGAATATTCTGGAGAGTCATGCCAGCTATTTGATGTCTGGCAAGGAACTTTCGAAGCTCGTTGCTTTTGTCAAAGGGACTCAGTTTGATCTTGTG GAATATCTTCAGCGAGAAAGGCTAGGGTCTGCTCGACTGGAGAATTTTGCATCTGCACTTGAACTAATTGGAGAAAAG CTCCAAATGGACACACTTCAGAGCCGGCTCGATGCTGAGTTCCTTCTTGCTCATATGTGTTCTGTCAAGTTTAAGGAGTGGATTGTGGTGCTAGCAACCTTATTGAGACGTGCAGAG GTTTTGGTGGATCTCTTTCGACATGATATGCGGTTGTGGAAAGCATATAGCATTACCCTACAG TCACATGACGTATTCAGAGAGTACCTTGATCTTCTTAGCGCCTTGGAGGAGGAGCTTTCTTCAGTTTCTGATCTTACATTGCAAAACGGACCACTGTCATGA
- the LOC124690814 gene encoding lectin-like, with protein sequence MAMNMKAHALCMLVLAIAAVTALGFSSDENVVPGNAQCGGRRKCGGGLCCSRFGYCGLGGDYCGVGCQNGPCYRIANVDENDVPSNAQCGGRRRCGGGLCCSRYGFCGLGGDYCGVGCQNGPCYRTASYDENALPANAQCGGRKKCGGGLCCSKYGYCGRGRDYCGVGCQSGPCSKAADVLSDEMM encoded by the coding sequence ATGGCCATGAACATGAAGGCCCACGCACTATGCATGTTGGTCCTTGCCATTGCTGCAGTGACCGCCCTTGGCTTCAGTAGCGATGAAAATGTTGTGCCCGGCAACGCGCAATGTGGAGGCAGAAGGAAGTGCGGCGGTGGCCTCTGTTGCAGCAGGTTCGGGTACTGCGGCCTCGGTGGCGACTACTGTGGTGTCGGGTGCCAGAACGGCCCGTGCTATAGAATAGCCAACGTTGATGAGAATGATGTGCCCAGCAACGCGCAGTGCGGAGGCAGAAGGAGGTGTGGCGGTGGCTTATGCTGCAGCAGGTATGGGTTCTGCGGCCTCGGCGGCGACTACTGTGGTGTCGGGTGCCAGAACGGGCCGTGCTATAGAACAGCCAGCTACGATGAAAATGCCCTCCCCGCCAACGCGCAGTGCGGAGGAAGAAAGAAGTGTGGTGGCGGCCTCTGCTGCAGCAAGTACGGGTACTGCGGCCGCGGCCGTGACTACTGTGGTGTCGGGTGCCAGAGCGGTCCGTGCAGCAAAGCGGCCGACGTCCTCTCCGATGAAATGATGTAG